In Paenacidovorax monticola, the genomic window GCGCCGCCTGTCGTGGGATTCGCCCGCCTCGCTGATCGAGAAGCTCATCAAGTACGAGGCCGTGCACGACATCCGCAGCTGGGCCGACCTGAAGAACCGCCTGGACAGCGACCGGCGCTGCTACGGCTTCTTCCACCCCAGCCTGCCCAACGAGCCGCTGATCTTCGTGGAGGTGGCGCTGGTGGACCGCATCTCGGCCAGCATCACGCCGCTGCTCGACGAGGCCGCCGCGCCGGCCGACCTGTCCAAGGCCACCACCGCGATCTTCTACTCCATCAGCAACACCCAGACGGGCCTGCGCGGCGTGAGCTTCGGCAATTCGCTCATCAAGCACGTGGTGGAAACGCTGATGGCCGAATTCCCGCGCCTGCGCACCTTCGCCACGCTGTCGCCCATCCCGGGCTTCCGCTCGTGGCTGGCCAAGCATGCCGGCACGGTGCTCGACAAGCTGGACGACAAGCGCCGCGCCGAGCTGGGCCGCGCCGTCGGCTTCGAACCGCCGCAGGCCGCCCATCTGCTGGGCGCGGCCGACAAGGCGCTGGAGCTCGACGCCAAGTCGCCCGTGCGCCAGGTGCTGCTGCAGTGCGCGGCCCACTACCTGGGGCGCGAACTGCAGGAGGGCAAGCCCGTGGACCCGGTGGCGCGCTTCCACCTGGGCAACGGCGCGCGCGTGGAGCGGCTCAACTGGGCGGGCGACCCCTCCAACAAGGGGCTCAAGCAGTCCTTCGGCCTGATGGTGAACTACCTCTACGATCTCAAGCGCATCGACAAGCACCGCACCCAGCTGGCGCAGGGCAAGGTGCCTGTGTCGAGCGAGATCGACGGCCTGTGCCCCGATTGAAAGCGGCCTTTTTCGTGATTTCCATTTCAACAACGACAGGAGACGAGGAATGAAAGACAAGCAGATCCACCGGCGCGAGGTGCTGCGCGCCGCCACCGCCACGGGGCTGGCCCTGGCGGCGCCCTGGGCCTGGGCGCAAGGGCAGGGCGCCTGGCCCGCCAAGCCCGTGAACCTGGTGGTGCCCTTCCCCGCGGGCGGCGGCACCGACACGTTCGCGCGTCCGTTCTCGGCGCAGTTCGCCAAGACCACGGGCAAGACGCTGGTGATCGACAACCGGGGCGGCGCGGGCGGCAACGTGGGCGCGAGCTTTGCCGCCAAGCAGCACCCCGACGGATACACGCTGTTCATGGGCGGGGCGCACCACGTGATCGCGCCGTCCGTCTACCCCAAGCTGGACTACGACCTGGAGAAGGACTTTGTCCCCTTGGCCCTGCTCGCCAGCGTGCCCCAGGTGCTGGTGGTCAATCCCAAGAACATGCCGGTGAAGGATTTCCGCGAGTTCCTGAGCCTAGTGCGTGCCAACCCCGCCAAGTACAACTACGGCTCGGCGGGCTCGGGCAGTTCGCACCACCTTGCGGGCGAGCTGTTCAAGATCCAGTCCAAGACCTTCATCACCCACATTCCCTACCGCGGCGCGGGCCCTGCGCTGGCCGACCTGGTGGGCGGCCAGGTGGACATGATGTTCGACGGCCTGGGCTCGTCCGCGGGCTATATCCGCAATGGCCGCATCAAGGCGCTGATGGTGGCGGGCAGCAAGCGCAACCCGGCCTTCCCCGACGTGCCCTGTGCCGCCGAAGTGGGCCTGCCCGACTACACCGTCACCACCTGGTACGGCCTGTGGGCGCCCAAGGGCACGCCGGCCGATGTGCAGGCCCGTGTGGTGGAAGAGGTGCGCAAGATCGGCGCGGCGGACGAAGTCAAGGCCATCTGGGCCAACAACGGCGCCGAATACGGCACGCTGAGCCCGCAGGACTTTGGCAAGCTGGTCAGCAGCGAGATCAAGCGCTGGGCGCAGGTGGTGAAGGCCTCCGGGGTCAAGTTGGAGTGATGAAGCATGTCGGGTGAAGTGACGGCCGCCGTGGGTGAGCGCGGCATCGTGCGCGTGGTGCTGCGCCACGAGGGGCGGCTCAATGCCATGTCGCGCGCCATGTGGCGCCAGCTGCGTTCGGTGTTCGAGGACATACAGCGCAGTGCCGATGCGCGCTGCGTGCTCATCGAAGGGGAGGGCGGAGCGTTCTGCGCGGGGGGCGACATCTCCGAATACCCGGCCTTCCGCTTCGACCCTGCGCAACTGCGCGACTTCCACGAGAACGACGTCTGGGGCGGCCTGGCGGCCATGCTGGCGTGCGACGTGCCCATCGTCGCGCGCATCGCGGGCGCCTGCATGGGCGCGGGCGTGGAGATCGCGAGCTGCTGCGACATCCGCGTGGCCGCCGCCACGGCCCGCTTCGGCGCGCCCATCGCCAAGCTCGGCTTTCCGATGGCGCCGCGCGAGGCACGGCTCGTCGCGGGGGCCGTGGGCGCGCTCACCGCGCGCCAGATGCTGCTGGAGGCCGCGACCTTCGGCGCGCACGACATGCTGGCACGCGGCTTTCTGAGCCGCGTGGTCGAGCCCGACCTGCTGGACGCCGACACCCAGGGCACGGCGCTGCGCATCGCGGCGCTGGCCCCCGGCGCGGCCCGCCTGAACAAGCAGACGCTGCGGGCCCTGGGCCCCGGCGACGGCGCGGCCTTGGGCCTCGCCGACCCCTATGCGTATGCCGACAGCGCGGAGCACCGCGAGGGCATCGCCGCATTCCTGGCCAAACGTTCCCCCATCTTCTGAGACCACCATGAGCTCCCAAAACCTCTTTGCCGCGCTGCGTGCCGCCTTTCCCGCCGACCTGGACGAGATCGCCGTCGAGGCCGTGTCGCCCCAGGGCGAGCCGCTCCTCTACACCTGGCGCGACCTGGACCGCGCCAGCGCCCGCATCGCCAACCTGCTCGCCTCGCTGAAGCTGCCGGGCGGCAGCCGCATTGCGGTGCAGGTCGAGAAGTCGGTCGAGGCCATGATCCTGTACCTCGCCACGCTGCGCGCGGGCTACGTGTTCCTGCCGCTCAACACGGCCTACCAGAGCGCCGAGATCGAGTACTTCATCGGCAACGCCGAACCCGCCGTGGTCGTGTGCACGCCGGCCAACTTCGGCTGGGTGTCGAAGATCGCCTTCACCGCGGGCACGCAGCATGTGTTCACGCTGGGCGACGACCGCACGGGCAGCCTGCTCGAGCGGGCCACCCACCATGGCGACGTGCACCAGCCCGTGGCCAGAACGGCCGACGATCTGGCCGCCATCCTCTACACCAGCGGCACCACGGGCCGCAGCAAGGGGGCCATGCTCACGCACGGCAACCTGCTGTCCAACGCCGAGATGCTCAAGGACTACTGGGGCTGGCAGAAGGGCGACGTGCTCATCCACGCGCTGCCGATCTTCCACGTGCACGGCCTGTTCGTGGCCATCCACGGCGCGCTCATCAACGGCAGCAAAATGATCTGGATGGCCAGGTTCGATCCCAAGGCCGTGCTGGCCGCCATGCCGCGCGCCACCGTGTTCATGGGCGTGCCCACGCTCTATGTGCGCCTGCTGGCCGAGCCGGGGCTCACCCGGGCCGCGGCGAGCCACATGCGCCTGTTCATCGCGGGCTCGGCGCCGCTGCTCATCGAGACCTTCAAGGAGTGGCAGGAGCGCACGGGCCACACCATCCTCGAACGCTACGGCATGAGCGAGACCATCATGCTCACGTCCAACCCCTACCGCGCGGACGCCCGCCATGGCGGGCAGGACGAGCGCCGCGGCGGCACGGTGGGCTTTCCCCTGCCGGGCGTGGGCCTGCGCGTGGTCGATGACGCGGGCAAGGCACTGCCCGTGGGCGATATCGGCAACATCCAGGTCAAGGGCCCCAACGTGTTCAAGGGCTACTGGCGCATGCCCGAGAAGACCCAGGAGGAGTTCAGCGCCGATGGCTGGTTCAAGACCGGCGACGTGGGCAAGGTGGATGAGCGCGGCTACGTGAGCATCGTGGGCCGCAGCAAGGACCTGATCATCAGCGGCGGCTACAACGTGTACCCCGCCGAGATCGAGGGCTACATCAACGAGATGCCCGGCGTGGCCGAGAGCGCGCTGGTGGGCGTGCCGCATCCCGACTTCGGCGAGGTGGGCGTGGCCGTGGTGATCGCCAAGCCCGGCGCGCAGCTCGACGGCGACGCGATCATCGCCACGCTCAAGGGCCAGCTCGCCAACTTCAAGATCCCCAAGCGCTGCTTCGTCACCACCGAGCTGCCGCGCAACACCATGGGCAAGGTGCAGAAGAACCTGCTGCGCGAGCAGCACAAGGGGCTGTTCGCCTGAGCGGGCATCCGCGCTGCACTCAGGCGCGGCCTGGCAGGCCCGGGCCCTGGCAGAACAGGCAGTCGGGGTGGGGCGCTGGCGCGCTGTCCGCGCTCCCGGCGTCGGGGTGGTTGCAGCAGTGCTCCAGCCAGGCGCTCACGA contains:
- a CDS encoding malonyl-CoA decarboxylase; translation: MNAASAWISRSVSRLRAPAKATKDAAEGAAAKPDAPRTTHERLQATLRRSGEALSPRVLRRLLADLQAVAAPQVSELEGGRSAQAVIDWYASAEPEERRDLWLLMCEQFTPDAARIKTARQRYEAATGTADEGQAEIGLRRALVSPRTRLLQRFAVPAGGMRFLVDMRAELLPLLKGDKRLLPLDAELEHLFSTWFDVAFLELRRLSWDSPASLIEKLIKYEAVHDIRSWADLKNRLDSDRRCYGFFHPSLPNEPLIFVEVALVDRISASITPLLDEAAAPADLSKATTAIFYSISNTQTGLRGVSFGNSLIKHVVETLMAEFPRLRTFATLSPIPGFRSWLAKHAGTVLDKLDDKRRAELGRAVGFEPPQAAHLLGAADKALELDAKSPVRQVLLQCAAHYLGRELQEGKPVDPVARFHLGNGARVERLNWAGDPSNKGLKQSFGLMVNYLYDLKRIDKHRTQLAQGKVPVSSEIDGLCPD
- a CDS encoding enoyl-CoA hydratase/isomerase family protein, producing the protein MSGEVTAAVGERGIVRVVLRHEGRLNAMSRAMWRQLRSVFEDIQRSADARCVLIEGEGGAFCAGGDISEYPAFRFDPAQLRDFHENDVWGGLAAMLACDVPIVARIAGACMGAGVEIASCCDIRVAAATARFGAPIAKLGFPMAPREARLVAGAVGALTARQMLLEAATFGAHDMLARGFLSRVVEPDLLDADTQGTALRIAALAPGAARLNKQTLRALGPGDGAALGLADPYAYADSAEHREGIAAFLAKRSPIF
- a CDS encoding malonate--CoA ligase, translated to MSSQNLFAALRAAFPADLDEIAVEAVSPQGEPLLYTWRDLDRASARIANLLASLKLPGGSRIAVQVEKSVEAMILYLATLRAGYVFLPLNTAYQSAEIEYFIGNAEPAVVVCTPANFGWVSKIAFTAGTQHVFTLGDDRTGSLLERATHHGDVHQPVARTADDLAAILYTSGTTGRSKGAMLTHGNLLSNAEMLKDYWGWQKGDVLIHALPIFHVHGLFVAIHGALINGSKMIWMARFDPKAVLAAMPRATVFMGVPTLYVRLLAEPGLTRAAASHMRLFIAGSAPLLIETFKEWQERTGHTILERYGMSETIMLTSNPYRADARHGGQDERRGGTVGFPLPGVGLRVVDDAGKALPVGDIGNIQVKGPNVFKGYWRMPEKTQEEFSADGWFKTGDVGKVDERGYVSIVGRSKDLIISGGYNVYPAEIEGYINEMPGVAESALVGVPHPDFGEVGVAVVIAKPGAQLDGDAIIATLKGQLANFKIPKRCFVTTELPRNTMGKVQKNLLREQHKGLFA
- a CDS encoding Bug family tripartite tricarboxylate transporter substrate binding protein, whose translation is MKDKQIHRREVLRAATATGLALAAPWAWAQGQGAWPAKPVNLVVPFPAGGGTDTFARPFSAQFAKTTGKTLVIDNRGGAGGNVGASFAAKQHPDGYTLFMGGAHHVIAPSVYPKLDYDLEKDFVPLALLASVPQVLVVNPKNMPVKDFREFLSLVRANPAKYNYGSAGSGSSHHLAGELFKIQSKTFITHIPYRGAGPALADLVGGQVDMMFDGLGSSAGYIRNGRIKALMVAGSKRNPAFPDVPCAAEVGLPDYTVTTWYGLWAPKGTPADVQARVVEEVRKIGAADEVKAIWANNGAEYGTLSPQDFGKLVSSEIKRWAQVVKASGVKLE